From a region of the Fischerella sp. JS2 genome:
- the nifV gene encoding homocitrate synthase, which translates to MNKVLINDTTLRDGEQAAGVAFNLQEKVAIAKFLDAIGVHEIEVGIPAMGESEMRAIAAISNLGLSAKLLGWNRAVISDIQASMACGLTRMHISIPVSGIQIAAKFHGQWRITLQQLKDSISFAVDQGLWVAVGGEDSSRADENFLFDVAHYAQEWGASRFRFCDTVGVLDPFSTYTKVNRLVAALLIPVEIHTHNDFGLATANALAGIKAGALSVNTTVNGLGERAGNAALEEVVMALKRIHGINVGIETPRLLELSRLVAAASGCSVPPWKAIVGDNTFAHESGIHAHGVLQNPTTYEPFAPEEVGWERRLVVGKHSGRHLLSNVLQQYGIILNTEETQSVLDAVRQQSIQKKRSLTTQEVLHLVYEQRVSHAIR; encoded by the coding sequence ATGAATAAAGTTCTGATTAATGACACGACTCTACGTGACGGCGAACAAGCGGCGGGCGTTGCCTTTAATTTACAAGAAAAAGTAGCGATCGCCAAATTTCTTGATGCTATCGGTGTTCACGAAATTGAAGTCGGGATTCCGGCGATGGGTGAGTCAGAAATGCGAGCGATCGCAGCAATTTCTAACTTAGGTTTGTCTGCTAAATTGCTAGGCTGGAATCGGGCTGTGATTTCAGACATTCAGGCGTCTATGGCCTGTGGTTTGACAAGAATGCACATTTCCATTCCCGTCTCTGGAATTCAAATAGCCGCTAAGTTTCATGGCCAGTGGCGCATAACTTTGCAACAACTCAAAGACAGTATCAGCTTTGCTGTCGATCAAGGTCTTTGGGTTGCTGTTGGCGGAGAAGATTCTTCTCGTGCTGATGAAAACTTCCTCTTTGATGTTGCCCATTATGCCCAAGAGTGGGGCGCATCACGATTTCGTTTCTGCGATACAGTTGGAGTTCTTGACCCCTTCAGCACCTACACAAAAGTGAATCGGTTAGTTGCGGCTTTACTGATTCCTGTGGAAATCCATACGCACAATGATTTCGGTTTAGCGACTGCAAATGCCTTGGCAGGTATCAAAGCTGGAGCTTTATCAGTAAATACCACTGTCAATGGATTAGGCGAAAGAGCCGGAAACGCAGCTTTAGAAGAAGTTGTTATGGCTCTCAAACGTATTCATGGTATCAATGTTGGCATTGAAACACCACGTCTATTAGAACTGTCTCGACTAGTAGCAGCAGCATCGGGTTGCAGTGTCCCGCCTTGGAAAGCAATTGTTGGTGACAATACCTTTGCTCATGAATCTGGTATTCATGCTCACGGGGTACTGCAAAATCCTACTACATACGAACCATTTGCACCCGAAGAAGTCGGTTGGGAGCGGCGTTTAGTAGTAGGTAAGCATTCTGGCAGACATTTACTATCTAATGTGCTACAGCAATACGGCATTATTCTCAACACAGAAGAAACTCAATCTGTATTAGATGCAGTTAGACAACAGTCTATTCAGAAAAAACGCAGTCTCACCACCCAAGAAGTTTTGCATTTAGTTTACGAACAGAGGGTTTCCCATGCAATCAGATGA
- a CDS encoding DUF2949 domain-containing protein, with translation MIANCQSDIKFINFLQNELELSSGDIDVALRKRELENGPLPMLLWQYGLVDIEQLERIFDWLEEQA, from the coding sequence ATGATAGCTAACTGTCAAAGTGATATAAAATTTATTAATTTTTTGCAGAATGAACTTGAACTTTCAAGTGGAGATATTGATGTAGCTCTGCGAAAACGTGAATTAGAAAATGGACCGTTACCAATGCTGCTTTGGCAGTATGGTTTAGTTGATATAGAGCAGTTGGAGCGGATTTTTGATTGGTTAGAAGAGCAAGCTTAA
- a CDS encoding Asr1405/Asl0597 family protein, whose translation MLPPYTSPTLGDHYYIVQIPLSDRWQVYRRLQELMIPCLCHPDGSLRVQIDNFLTVILVHSIVKQFSVSRQELIDWLERCWQL comes from the coding sequence ATGCTACCACCTTACACTTCTCCTACCTTAGGCGATCACTATTATATTGTGCAGATTCCTTTAAGCGATCGCTGGCAAGTTTATCGCCGCTTGCAAGAGTTAATGATTCCTTGTTTGTGTCATCCTGATGGTTCTTTACGGGTGCAGATAGATAATTTTCTCACAGTAATTCTTGTTCACAGTATCGTTAAGCAATTTTCGGTTTCTCGTCAAGAATTAATTGATTGGCTAGAACGATGCTGGCAGTTGTAA
- the cysE gene encoding serine O-acetyltransferase, translated as MQQTLNPIRNSNTAKTPDSANGIFEPLWSDFRIIFERDPAARNWLEVLFCYPGFHALCLHRLAHWLYRRKIAFFPRLLSHVGRFLTGIEIHPGAEIGKGVFIDHGMGVVIGETAIVGNYSLIYQGVTLGGTGKETGKRHPTLGENVVVGAGAKVLGNISIGAGARIGAGSVVLRDVPSDCTVVGIPGRNISHKQNKRLSPLEHGKLPDVEATVIRSLLERIEQLEQQVQILKNQQSKVNSQ; from the coding sequence ATGCAACAGACACTAAATCCTATTCGGAATTCAAATACTGCCAAAACACCGGATAGTGCAAATGGCATTTTTGAACCTTTGTGGAGTGATTTTCGCATTATCTTTGAGCGTGATCCAGCAGCACGCAATTGGTTAGAGGTGCTGTTTTGCTATCCCGGATTCCATGCACTCTGTTTGCATCGCCTCGCCCACTGGTTATATCGTCGCAAGATAGCTTTTTTTCCTCGCTTGCTTTCTCATGTAGGACGATTTTTGACAGGAATTGAAATTCATCCAGGTGCAGAAATTGGTAAGGGAGTATTTATCGATCATGGCATGGGTGTTGTGATTGGTGAGACTGCTATTGTCGGAAACTACAGCTTGATTTATCAAGGTGTTACTCTCGGCGGAACCGGTAAAGAAACGGGTAAACGTCATCCTACTTTGGGTGAAAACGTTGTCGTGGGAGCAGGTGCAAAAGTTTTGGGCAATATTTCCATTGGCGCAGGGGCCCGCATTGGCGCAGGTTCAGTGGTGTTACGAGATGTCCCTAGTGATTGCACTGTCGTAGGTATTCCTGGACGCAATATTTCCCACAAACAGAATAAACGTCTCTCTCCTCTAGAACACGGCAAACTTCCGGATGTGGAAGCAACTGTGATTCGCTCTTTGCTTGAACGCATAGAACAGCTCGAACAACAAGTGCAAATTTTGAAAAATCAACAGTCAAAGGTCAATAGTCAATAG
- a CDS encoding GNAT family N-acetyltransferase: MQLIETFTTHRLLAERLQFQHLNELDRMHQDSQVMATLGGIRSDEETRLFILNNLHHWQQYGFGLWVFRDKVNNQFVGRAGLRNTNVEGINEVELAYALMAKFWGKGLATEMGEKILKIGFELLKLHEIVCFTLTTNKASQRVMEKLGFKYEREIIHASLPHFLYRLTVE, translated from the coding sequence ATGCAGTTAATAGAAACATTTACTACTCATCGTCTACTGGCTGAGCGTTTACAATTTCAACACTTGAATGAACTTGACCGTATGCACCAAGACTCGCAAGTTATGGCAACTTTAGGCGGTATTCGTTCTGATGAAGAAACAAGGCTTTTTATTTTAAATAACTTGCATCATTGGCAGCAGTATGGATTCGGATTATGGGTATTTCGAGACAAAGTTAATAATCAGTTTGTCGGTCGTGCTGGTCTTCGCAATACTAATGTAGAAGGTATCAATGAAGTTGAGTTAGCATACGCTCTTATGGCTAAATTTTGGGGTAAAGGATTAGCAACAGAAATGGGTGAGAAAATCTTGAAAATTGGTTTTGAACTACTAAAGTTGCATGAGATAGTTTGCTTTACTCTCACGACTAACAAAGCTTCACAAAGGGTTATGGAAAAGTTAGGATTTAAATACGAACGTGAGATTATTCACGCAAGTTTACCCCATTTTTTATACCGCTTAACAGTTGAATGA